The genomic interval CGTGCGGCGGGCGCCGCCATGGGCACGGAGCGGGGCGAGGATACGGGTCACGGACATGCGGTGGACTCCCAGGTCGGCAGGCGGGCCGGTGGCGGGCGCGGGCTCGCGGCAATGGGCGAGACCAGCTCCCAAGCCGGTGCGTTCCTTCTATTATCTGGACGATTCCGTCGACCGGTAGCGACGGATCGCCGAATCGCTGATAGGATTTCGGCGAATTGCCGAATCTCTTCGTGGAAATGTCCAGCGAGCCCGCCGACGTCCGTCTGCTGATGCTGTTGCGCGAGAACGCGCGGCTGTCCACGGCCGAGATCGCGCGCCGACTCGGGCTGTCGCGCACCACGGTGCAGAGCCGGATCGAGCGACTCGAGCGCGACGGCGTCATCAGCGGCTACACGGTGCGGGTCCGCGACGACTTCGAACAGGGGCACATCCGCGCGCAGATCATGATCAGCGTCCGGCCCCGGCAGATGACGCCGGTGGTGACCGCGCTGCGCGCGATCGATGCGGTGCGCACCCTGCATTCGGTCAGCGGCCCCTACGACCTGATCGCGCTCGGCGTGGTGCCGACCGTCGCCGACATGGATGTGCTGACCGATCGGATCGGCTGCCTGGAAGGCGTCGAGCGCACGACCTCGTCGATCATCCTGTCGACCAAGTTCGATAGATAACGCGTGGTCCGCCCTGGGGCGGAAGGCGCATCCGTCCCGCTCCCGTTGACGGGGGCGGGGGGCCATCGGCGGGGCCGATGGTCGGGAAGGCCCTTGCCCGCCCCGGCGCCTGTCAGCGCCGACCTCCGCGCGGGCGAGGGAAGTGAGCCACGACGCCAATGGCACCGACCGCGCGCTCGCCCCGCCTACAATGGCCGCCCTTTCCGATCGCCGGCCCCTCTTGAAGAAGTCCGATTTCCATTTCGACCTGCCGGACGCCCTGATCGCGCAAGCGCCGCTGGCCGAGCGGTCGGCCAGCCGGCTGCTGGTTGTGCCGCCTGCCGACGGCGCGTTCGACGATCGTCACGTGCGCGATCTGCCGGAGCTGCTGCAGCCGGGCGATCTGCTGGTGTTCAACGACACCCGGGTGATCCCGGCGCGGTTGTTCGGGCACAAGGACAGTGGCGGACGCGTGGAGATCCTGATCGAGCGGCTGCTGCCCGGTAACGAGGCGCGCGCGCAGATCGGGGCCAGCAAGGCGCCCAAGGTGGGCGGACGGATCGCGCTCGACGGCGGCGGCAGCGCCGAGGTGCTGTCGCGCGACGAGGGCTTC from Luteimonas sp. S4-F44 carries:
- a CDS encoding Lrp/AsnC family transcriptional regulator, which gives rise to MSSEPADVRLLMLLRENARLSTAEIARRLGLSRTTVQSRIERLERDGVISGYTVRVRDDFEQGHIRAQIMISVRPRQMTPVVTALRAIDAVRTLHSVSGPYDLIALGVVPTVADMDVLTDRIGCLEGVERTTSSIILSTKFDR